The genomic window cagccaccgccctctctagaagaggtgtgtcttggcccCCTGCTAGTTTGTTTGTTGCCGAGTTAGTCTTTCCTCCTCTTCTTGCCGTTGGTATGACAACAATTTTTCTGAACCCAAATCCTATTTGGCGTCCTTTCCGCCCGATACAGTTGTTTCCACAAACGGGCACGCACACCCCCTCCCTTCGTTCGCTACTAACGGTCGGACCTCTCGCTACATGAGACGACGCAACAACCGCCGCGCCACCAAGCTTGATGTGATAACTTACATCTTTTTTATCCTTTCTTCTTTCatctttcctttttcccttttttcaaaTTCGAGATAATTTCTTTCTTCACTTTTTTTCCggaaaaatggatgaactttttgttTACAAATTCACTGAACTTTTTCCataatggatgaacttttttcaaatctggcGAACTTTTTTTCtacttcgatgaactttttttgaatataatgaactttttctcaaattcgataaactttttttgaaaataaatgaacttttttcatattcgatagaattttttaaaatttgatgaacttttttcaaattcaatgaacttttttcgtaTTCGAtgattatttttttcaaaattgatgaactattttgcaaattctatgaactttttctaaatttcaatgaactttttttcacatTCGATGAACTCTTTCCTAAGAACAAGAGTATGTACTGTAGAAAACCGGTTGGTTTTTTTCCTAACAGAAATCATGACATAATGTAGCAATTTTGGGgaagagaaaagaaaaaacaagCGATCGAGTGGACGGCTAGCGCGCGTTGCTGGGGCAAGCCCATGCAAGCGACGCAGCGGGCGCTGGGTTCGCTAACGGGGGCGCCGAAGGCGGGAATTCCCTATTACACGCACGTTTCATCTAAATGTCGACCTTTCGCACACTACCGGCTCACTAACGGGGTTGCAGCACTTTCTGTTTTGGGAACCATCTAGTGTTTCCCAGCCAGTTTTCCTGGTTTTgggaccttctagaaggttccctgaaccggttttcctatttctttttggatttcgttttttcttttagtgttttttttcttgtttattttttcttttcattttgctgtttcctttttctttctcaTTTCAGTTTTTATTTTCgccttctttttcctttttcatgtTGATATTTGTATTTTTGTAAATTCaattttttctgattttaaaaTATGTTCCACTTTATAAAATATGCTCATAAATTCACAAAATGTACAAGAATTTTAAAAAACTTTCATGTATTTGAAAATTTGTTAATAAATTTAGAAAATGTCATATTTCATAAATACTTCTGGAATAGTAAAAAAATGTTTGCGGTTGCAAATTTTGGTCTgaaattaaaaaatgttcgcatttgaAAAAGTTTTCTGGAATTTCAAAACATGTTCGTGGTTTTAAATTTCTTGTTAGATACTTCATGTAGTTTcactttcaaatacttgttcacaaattcaaaaaatgcttGTGGTTTCATAATTTCATCAAATGTTGCAtattcaaatatttgttcaaaaattcaaaaattgtcATGGTTTCAAATTTTGTACAAaatttcataatttgttcacaACTTCAAAAGCTGGTTCAGGTTTTTTGAAAACATTTTCTGCGGTTTCAACTTTTTGTTCACATATGCGAAAAAATGTTCCTgtcttttcctttcctttttaatTTTTCATTTTATTTCACCTTTTTCCTTTTTCATGTTGACATTTCTTATTTTTAAATTCATTTTTCATATTTTAAAATATGTTGTGCTTTAGAAAATATGttcctaaattcaaaaaatgtaccagaatttcaaaaaatgttcatgtatttgcaaatttgttcacaaatttagaaAACGTTCATATTTCAAATATACCTCTGAAattgtaaaaaaatgtttgcagTTGCAAAATTTGATCCGAAATTGAAAGTTCACGTTTCAAAGTGTACAGGAATatcaaaaaaatgttcgtgctttcaaatttttttgttAGATATTTCATGAAGTtccattttcaaatatttgttcacaaattcaaaacatgtgtgCGGTTTCATATTTTCGTAATTTCATCAAATGTTGCATTTTCAAATATTtgttgaaaaattcaaaaaatgtttgcagttTTGAAATTTGTTTTGTATTTCATAATTTGTATAGAACTTCAGAAAATGGTTCATGTTTTTTTGAAACATTTCCTGCAGTTTTCAATTTTTTTGCATATGCGAAAAGATGTTCCTGTCTATGATTTTTTTCagatattcaaaaaatgttcgcacttTTTCAAAATATACAATTTCAGAAAAAATGTGCACTTTTTTTAAAGATGTTCGGTAGAGTAACTAGATCCGGTTTGATACAGTAGACAAGTCCGGTTGTGCTCGGTTATTTAAGTTGCGCGTTGGTTTGGTACAAGCAATGGAAGACAGCTGGAGTAGTTGGGAGGATGCATGTGCAAGCCTATGGTTGCTGGTTTGATTCCTTCAATGCGAGTTCCTATACGACGCATTTTGCGTCATGAAGAAACTCGACGCACAGGGTGGACgtgcgactgggccggcccaccaacgCGCCCGTTCGTTGTTTTCCTATCACGCGATAGCACAGCACAGTCGCACGTACATAAAGGTGCACATGCACAGTCATAACTGTCATAACTGTGAGCCATTAGCCACTAAGCCAGAGAATGGCGGATGTACATAAAGGTGCAAAACACTATAAGAATACACAGTAAGGTTGAGATTTGAAAAACATTCCTTCAAAGTTGCAAACAGTTTTGAAATCACGCAATTATTTTATATATTACAAACAGTTTTCGAAAAAAGTGATGTTCTATTTCCTTTTTTGGAAATTCCTAAATATTTTCTAAGACCACAAATTATATTTTTAAACAAAaattgaaaaacacatttttttaattcaaacccaaaagaaataaaacatgaatattttttaaaaatgcGAACAATATTTGTATTCATATGTGTTTTGGAAATGCGAACAAAAAACACagggatattttttgaaattgcgATCACAATGTTGAAACCGCGAACATTTTTCAAACATCAACATTGTTCTGAAATTGTGTTTCTATCTGAaaacgagaacattttttgaaattcccgaacattttttgaaacatgaacatttttctgaaattgtgaacaaattatgaaaacaagaacattttttgaaatatggATTTCTTTGAAATtgagaacatattttgaaaacgagaacaaattttgaaatattgTGAACATTTATCGAAATTGTGAACTAATATAGAAAACAATAATTATTTTTAAAACAAAATTAATTTTTTGAAATAGTGAACAacttttgaaaatcatgaacaattCTTTTGAAACAGGAACATTTTTCCAAATTCCAAAACAAAATTTGGAAATCTGAACATATGTCAAAATTCCTGAACAAAATTTGAACGAGTTTTTaaacttgtgaacattttttaaaggaaCATTTTTGAATCTCCTGCAAAAATGAAacaggaacatttttaaaattcccaAATATGAACACATTTTGGGATTTGTGAAGAATttttaaaacaggaacattttttaaaattgtgaaaaaatgaaaaaaaaacattccaAACGTCATCTTTTTTGCTGTTTTTTCGTTCTTAACAGCGTCCCGAACGGTCGCGTCGGCCTTGTTTGGGCCAGGCCTAGGTGGGAACCGCGTGGGCGCTAGTAAGCCATAGCGGCGCTAAAGGCGCGGCTTAGGATCTCCCGCGCTCGGTTCTGAAACAGAAAAATCCGTGGTGTTCGAGCTTGCTGGGCGTTGGGCTGCTCTCTTGGCCCGTCGACGGTCCAGCAGGCCCGGCTCCGACCCCGGCGAAAGCGAAGGCCCAGCTCCGACCCCGGCGAAAGCGAAGGCACGCACGGGCACGGACTGCTATCCGATGCCGTCCGGTTCAAAAAAAtatctctcgctcgctcgcgtggATTTCGTGAAGcaattcccattcccattcccatcCTCCTCACTCCCCCCGGCCACCATGGTTGCGGCGGCCGCCGGCgtgcccccctcctccctcctccacctgcgcctcccctcgccccagcccgccgcctccccgccctcctcctcgccggcgctgctccggcccctcctctccctcgccgccgcgccccagcgcgcctccgtcgccgccgccgccgccgactccagCAACGGCAACGGCTCCTACTCCGGTAACGGGTACGCGGCCCCGCCGTGCCCCGCACGGTTCGTTTTTCCTTTGTTTTCGCGGCAAGGCCGCGCGCTCTGGCCTGATGTCGCCGTGGCGAGTGCGCCTGCGGGGTGTTCGACGGAATGCCTCCGCGTCGTGCCGAGTCTGTTCACCCGGAGAGCCAAGGCCAGATAAGTTAGCTGCAGCGGACGGCGTCACTGACAGTGCTAAATATTTCACTAGATGATACCAGTAGCGGTCATGCCACTGAACCGCGTCCATCCATAGCCATAGGCAGCTTATTTGAGTCGGTAGTGGCTTCCTACATACATATCAATATCAATTTCTCTCTATTTGTTGTCATGCAAGGCAAAGATCGTCAATTACGACTTTCTCTTTAGGTCCTGATGCAGTTAGCTGCTTGCCTGTCGATTTCATTCAGTTGAAGCACTTTCATGATGCACCCTGCCCTCTTTCATTTGGCAGCAGTCAGGCATCGCTGATGCCACAGTTCAGCGGCCTTATGCTTGATGAAAGCTCCAGGTCTAAAAGGCCGTATAAATGGCAAAGGGTTTTGCTAAAGGTAAGCGGCGAAGCGCTTGCCGGGGATCATACGGAAAACATTGACCCAAAGGTGAGGCTGCTTTTTGGAGGTGTATCTTTGAATTTGAACGGCTCATGTGTGTGTGCATCATGTAGTTAATGTAATTACGTGGTCTGTCGCAGGTTACAATGGCAATTGCAAGAGAGGTTGCTTCCGTCACCAAACTAGGCGTAGAGGTGTGCCATCCGTGATGCCTTCATTTTTTTGCTGGTTATTTATTGGGTTACGTTTATGGACAATGAAACTGATTCATTCCAAATAGATAGACTGGCACCAAATGAAGTGAATTTGGGTTGTTTCGGTCTGATGGTATTAATTCAACACTTGAATTGCAATGCATCCCAAGCCAGAGTTCTCATGTTATATGTATATGTTTCTCTTGTCTTCTCTAGTAAAATAATGTGCTGTGCATTTAAAAAGGAGAGCAATTGCAGGTTGCTATTGTTGTTGGTGGCGGCAATATCTTCCGTGGGGCCTCTTGGGCTGGATGTAGTGGTCTTGACCGCTCCTCGGCGGATTACATCGGGTATGAATTATACTCCATGCCTGTTGTAAACTGCAGTATTAAATAATTCTATCAACCTGCCAAATAGCCTAGAAAAGAAGTTCAAATGCCATGAGATGTGCTATGAGCTCGAGCCATGCAATATCAACACATTTTGGTAGGAGCAGAGTGTGCTTGTTATTTGATTCATGCCAACTATTTGGCCAGTTTAATGTTTGTGCTATTATGGTTCATTGTGCCCATTACGTAAGCGCATTTATATCTGCTAGAACAAGAATTTCATTTCAATAATCAACTGAATGTAACTATAATTGCATCTCATAAACCATAATTCATGCCAACTTTTTTGCTAGTATAATATCTGTAGTATCATGGCTCACCGCACCCATCGCGTAAGCACATCCTAATCTGCTAGAATAGGAATTTCCATTGACTAATTAACTTAACTGAGTGTAACAATAATTGCATCTTACAAACCATTTAATCCATGACTATATATTGTCTACATTTTTGTGCAAGCTCAAGGCTACCTGTAATTTATAACCTAGTTTCTGTCCATTATTTTttttgttacaaaggcatttcttGTTAAGTAACCACATGATTTGTCGTTATAGTAAATAATTTGGGGCTGAATCTGCCCGTGCAACCTTTTTCCTGCTTTCCGCCAATTCAGTATGATGGCCACTGTGATGAATGCAATATTTCTTCAAGCAACAATGGAGAGCATTGGGATACCGACCCGTGTCCAAACTGCATTCCGTATTTCAGAAGTCGCAGAACCATACATACGCCGAAGAGCAATCAGGCACTTAGAGAAAGGAAGAGTTGTTATATTTGCTGCTGGGACAGGGAACCCATTCTTCACAACTGATACAGCTGCTGCTCTCCGTTGTGCAGAAAGTGAGTTCGTCCTTAATCTTCGCTATGCAGTATGAACCGCTTTAATCATTAAAAGTTGGAGAAATTTCTTTCGCTTAGAAAAACTGGTGCTTATGAATGGTTCTTGATCGTCCAGTGTCTTCTCATGCCATAGGTTTAGCTACATATATGTAATACTGTGAAACATTCAGTGTATTTTTTTCATCTTATTAATGGTCATGCTCCTTGCAACTGTGGCTAATGGGACTACATGACCACCCACATAAGCACTCCACTGAGTTTATTTGATGTTGTATTAAGTATATTAAGTATTAATGAAGATCCCTGTGCGTATTAAGTTGAAAATGAAAAATAACAGTCCAACAAGTAGGTTAGAGAAACAATGCATCTATTTAAGCTGGTTTCGGGTTCTAGCTTTATTTTTCTGGGTCAGTTACAGTGTATTTACCTTTTTTTGTATTAATTAGTGAATAGCAGTATGGTTACAATCATGGTCAACTTGGCCCAGCACGCAGGCCGGCACAACGTTTAGCAAAAAAACAACCACAGTACAGATCTACAGTATTGTGCTAGCCCATGGGCAACATTGTTGGCCTCTAGTTATAGTGTGTCTACTAATTTCTTTACATAAACAGTGATAAATGACAATCTGTGTTGTGCCTATAGAAACATATTATTATGAGGTATAGGCTACTTTCGAAATGAACAGTACTGTTTgaatagtaactttttttttctCTATTTATTTTGCCTTGACCATTCTTCTTGTATTATGTGTATAGTCAACGCAGAGGTAGTGCTCAAGGCAACAAACGTTGATGGTGTGTATGATGCGAACCCCAAGCATAACCCAAATGCCCGCATCCTCGAGACAGTGAGCTACAACGAGGTGATCTCAAGAGACCTCTCAGTAATGGACATGACTGCCGTCACACTATGCCAGGAGAACAACATTCCTGGTACGGGCGATATCGGTTTCTGAGGCTTCTTACTGTTTCCGATCGTCGATTTTAATCTTGGTGCTTAACTTTGCAGTTGTCGTGTTCAACCTGCAAAACACTGGAAACATCGCGAAAGCCATCGTCGGCGAGAAGGTCGGTACCTTCATAGGCTGCACAAGGAATCTGGAATACCGCGAAAGCACGGAGGGTTCGCTGGATCAAGAAGACAAGATCTTGGTTAGTGAGTGGTGAATCCAAGAGCTGTCTGTCTCCCTAGCTGGATTATAGAATAGGTTAGCTATCCAAGTAGTACCGGTTCAATTGTAATACTCGAAGAAGAGAAACCGCTCCGGACATAAAAATTCGCAGAAAACTGCTGCTATGCTGTGTATGATAGAATGAATGTAGGAGTAGTCTCCTGTGGCATGTATGGTATGGTGGCTGAACCTAAATAATACTTCTATTGCTCCTGATGGTGTTGGTGAGCAACAGAAGGTGAGGGTTTCTAGTCTGGTTTCCTCTCTATCTTCTTTACTGGAAAAATTGTGGGAGGTCGAAACGGTATATTTTATTTTGAAAAACGTAGATAATATTTACAAGACTGAGATCAATGCCATTTGATATTACATATCTGCCCTCAAATGTGCCGTCCATGTGTGACTGGCATGTGGGCCTAAGAAAAGAGAATGTCCAATGTTGTGCTAGTACAATAccatggagggagtacaaaatttgGACTTGACAGAAAATCTGCAAAGTACCATGGAGCACATGGCTGTTTTCCAAATGACCCACATATTTTTGCAAGTAACAAGTTGCCCAAAAGTAAATGTTATTTTCAGGAGAAAACGTACATGACATTTGACAATTCAAGCATTTCTTGTGCCAGTGAGGTGGTTCCATCATTCATGATATAACTTCCTACAGTATTCTACCGCAACTGTAATCTAAAAGGAGTGAAAAAAAGATCCCCTTGGAGAGAAAAAAAACACTAACACAAATGATGTAACTTACCACCGACAAATTCAGTGAGAGAGAAGATGCGATTTCAAActttggaaaagaaaaaagaaaaagccgaGTACTAAAGAGGACAGGGTTCTCCTTTGTAAGATTCAAAAACAGTAAATGCCTTAAAGTAATGACATGTACTTTTTGTTGTGAAATAATTCTTTTAAAATATGAAACAAAGGACATATCGCAATAATATCGTTCCTGTCTCTCCACATGGGTGATAATCTATTCACTACACTACGGTGGGTGGAGATATCAACCCTAGTCAGCGCTCGTGAGATGATTTCACTTGACACAAAAAGATGCATTAACTCTTCATGACAAGGCATCATACGAAACACCCATATCGATTTCACGAGTCAATGCATTGTTTTCGTACGACCCACATAACTTTATTGACCTAATGCATCTTCATCGTTCATTCCACCCTCGATAGTCCAATAGGACCAAAGATAAAACTCCCCTCCCCTGAAGGACAAAAAATGTAATCTATATGCCATAACTTTGAAACTGGTGGAACATACAATGTGGTTTCAAATTCTGAAAAAAAAAGGTCATGTGGTAATGTGGATATGTtctctttttgattttttttaaggtAGTAACATCTACTTCTATAGAAAAAATGGATCTAAAATATGAAACAAAGGTCATATCACAGCAATCATTCCTATCTCTCCACATGGCTGGTGATATATTCACTACACCATGGTAGGTGAAGCTGCCAAACATAGGATTTGTCGGTGCTCACAAGATAATTTCATGTGACTCATAAAGGCACATCAACTCGCCGCAACAAGGCATTGTGCCATATGATAACCATTTCACGTGCGCGGCTTATCCGTACAATCCGCATAACTTCATCAACCTCATGTTTTTCATTGTCCAAAACAGACCGTACTGCATTATTCTACGCTCCAACAATAGTCTAAGAGGACCCAAATAATACTCATGTCCTTTGAAGAGACAAGTGCTAAACTATATGCCATAATTTGGTACTAACAGAACTGGGAAGCAAGACTATGTGATTTCAAAATGGTAGAAATAAGAATAAAGCCACATGATAATGTGGATGAGGTTTTGTTTTTCAAAAGATGGTGATCTATTTGCTATGCTGCAGTAGGTGAACATATCAACCCTAGGGTTTTATCAGCACTCGCATGATGACATCTACGATAGAAAAGATGCATCAACTCTTCACCACAAGGCATCGCACTCGTAATTAACACCCATATCCATTGCATGTGCACGGTAGTGTCTGTACGACCTACACAACGTCATTGCCCTCGTGTGTTTCATTGTTTTCCATTGTGTATAGAGTTAATTGCATCCATTGTACGCAAACTTGCATGGTGGGTGAAATAAAAAAACTTCAAAAATAACACAAATTGATCACACGAGTCAGATTTCCGTCAACTATAACACCAACTATGTGGACATGGCGAGTCGGCATGAGAGCAGGCCAACACACTCTCAAAATCGAAAAGCGTTAATGGATTCATTTGAATTATGAAACAAATGACATATCACAATAGCATTGTCTCTCCATGTACGTGGTGGTCTATTCACTACACCACGGTAGGTGAGCATATCATCTCTAGGATTTATCGGCGCTCGCACAAtgatttcctatgactcaaaagacGCATTAACTCTTTGCGATAAGGCATCATATGGAACACACACATCCATTTTCACGTGCGAGTGTAACTGTGTCCGTACAATCCATGTAACTACATTAACCTCATTTCATCGTTCATAGTGGAATACACTACATTATTCCATCCTCGATAGTAATCCAATAGGACCAAAATATAACTCCCGTCCCCTGAAAAGAAACATTGCTGATCTATATGCCATATTTTGGTAATCTCAGAGATGGTGtgattttaaaattttgaaaaatagttAAAGTCACATGGTAACATGGAGAGGATCTCTTTTCTAATCTTTTAAAAATGCTTGAAAAACGTAAAGTCTAATTTTTTTATAGTGGAATAAATATCACTACTGGCATTTGTTATTTACTCTAAGTATGAATATATCGTAATACTATTGTAGTTTAATATCTTACACTAATATTGTCCATATCTCTCCACATGGGCGATGGTCTATTCACACCAGCGCGGTAGGTGAACAATGAACCCTATATTTTTCTATGCTCGCAAGTTTTCACGTGGACTCGAATACATACGGTACGATATCGTACGGAATACCCATATCCATCCATTTGCTAGTGAACAGTGTCTTTACAACCCTCATAACTCCGTCAACCTCACATATTTTTCCCATGTATTAATAGAACATTCTACATTATCCGAACCTCCAAGAACAACTCGAAAACTCTTAGAAGAAAAATCAACAACTCATAAGTACAAAAAAGGGAAATAATAACTGTCCAACGTTCCCTAGGAGGGAGATCTTAGTGAACACCCCCACAACCATTGGATTCAGATCAAATGGatggcaaaaataaataaatcaaaatcaTTGGCATTTTTTGGCGATACATGGCAACTTTATCTTCCGATCATGAAAAGTTCTGTAAAATTGCCATGACAACTTTAGTTGAAATTGCATGACAATTTGAGCGTTCGTTGGGAAAATGCTCCCACAGAACGTTCCCCAGATATTACCATCCAAAAAAACCTCCATTGGTAACACCAGGGAGCGATTTCAAGTTCAGGGGAAAAGGCCGCGTGGCAATTCAGAATGAGGTCTCCTTTTCAATTTTTGAATAGAATAAATGCTCAGAATTAATAACAACCAATTTACAGCAAGATATTTCCCTTTTAAAAATTTGAAAACAATAATTGCTTGAAATTAATAACATCCAATTTACAGGAAGATATTTGCATTTTAgagattttaaaataataaatggtCGAAAGTAATAACGTCCAATTTACAGGAAGATATTTCTGTTGTAGAAATTTGAAAATAATAAATGACCGAAATTAATTCCGTCTACATTTCCAGCGAGAGAATATATTCTTTTTGGCCGGCGTTTATTAATTTCCAAAAATATCAGTCCACCGCAATAATGCCGTCTCTATCTCTCCATGCGGGCGCTGGCATGCTCGCATCACCCTCCGGCAGGTGAACCTATCATCTCGAACAGATTTCTTCACGCCAACGGTCGATCTCACGtaattaaacaaaaaaaaacaTTTTAACCCTTCGCGCCACGGCACCGCACCGCACGTGCCCGTTCCCGCGCTGTAACATTGATGATTTTCCACACCAGCTTTCAATCTCACGTAATTCAAAAAAGAATGTGTTAACCCTTCGCGCCACGGCACCGCACGTACTCATTCCCGCGCTGTAACCGAACACGCGCGCGGTACCCTCCCGCATTGTCCCGCGCTCCAGCATTGGTCCGAGAGGATCGAAACAAAATCACCTGGCTTGTGAACACAATGTATGTGAGTGTGTGTGAAAGGATTTCAAAAGATTTTGAAATTTTGGATCCTTAAGAGGAAAGAAACTGATGGGCTCAACAGAATTTGGCAGGCAGCAAGGAGGGTTGGGCCTTGGGGAGGGGCGACATTTCCAACGGTCACCTCCGGGTTTCTCCTATTTACGCACCTCCCCCCCCAACGGCGAAGGCGACACAGAGTGAGAGGAGCCCACCGGCCTCGCCGAGTCacagccgcccccccccccaccccacccccacccaacCCCTCCCTCCCGTCCCCCCATGGCACCCCTCGCGCCGTcgacgagctcgccggagctgcggaggaagcggacggcggcggcgcccccgccccgctcgccgccggagccgcgccgcttCTGCTCGATCTCCGACGTGATGCGCCGGGCGCGCCCCGCCgacgcgccgccgcccctcgcccgcgcgcgccacGTGATGGCCCTCTGCGGGGCGTGCGGCGCCGGGGACCGCGACGAGGAGCTGCTCCTCTGCGACATCTGCGACCGCGCCCGCCACACCTTCTGCCTCCGCCCCATCCTCCCCGCCGTCCCGCTCGGCTCCTGGCTCTGCCCCGACTGCGCCCCGACCTCCATCATCCGTGCGtccctccgcccgccgccgctcgatCTCGCCATTCCCGCTCccccctcccctttcctcgcctgcCGTGAAAAATTTCATCTCATCTCGTCCTCTTGTCGGTTGGATTTTCCGCCAGGTTTCCCGTTGAAGCAGAGCAAGATCGTCGATTTCTTCCGGATCGAGAAGGGCGCGGAGGGCGGCGCCGTCCGGCCGGCAAAGTGCGGGCTTTCTCAGGGTAATTTTTTCTTATCCCCTCAAATTTTGAATCGCATGGATTTTGTTCATCTAAGCTAGGGAGTCTGCGATGAGGAATCGTCGCGCAATTGTTGCACACACTGCATTGCCATCTGCTGATGGTGCAGATAATCCATAAGGTGCAAATAGTTCATCTGAATACTTGACTGATTATGTGTATGATACACATCTGGTAGGATTAAAGGTTTACACTATGTGGGTGTTGTGTGTTGATTAGTTTgttgtttgttttgttttgctaGGCTGGCCTGTCGACACAGTAGTATCCTATGTATATGTCACAGTAGGGTTATGAACATTGAGAAATGCAGTGAGCTATCACCGCAGGAAATGCGCGGGAAAGCTACCGCCGCCAGAATTGCGCGGCAAAAACATCACTGCTGGAAATACGCGGGAAAGCATCGTTAAAAAGCTTTAATTTGACCTTAATACCACAGTTTTATTTTGGTAATAGGGATGTGTTATTTAAATAGACCGGTCAAGTTTGTACGGATTAAATGTGTTCCATTTATTCGTGGGGATATGCTACATGTACATAATGTTGATGATCTCCCTTGCTTTCATTGAGCCATAAAAAAGCCGCCACATTTTGTAGTTTATATAAAACATGACCA from Triticum aestivum cultivar Chinese Spring chromosome 3B, IWGSC CS RefSeq v2.1, whole genome shotgun sequence includes these protein-coding regions:
- the LOC123072733 gene encoding uridylate kinase isoform X2: MVAAAAGVPPSSLLHLRLPSPQPAASPPSSSPALLRPLLSLAAAPQRASVAAAAADSSNGNGSYSGNGQASLMPQFSGLMLDESSRSKRPYKWQRVLLKVSGEALAGDHTENIDPKVTMAIAREVASVTKLGVEVAIVVGGGNIFRGASWAGCSGLDRSSADYIGMMATVMNAIFLQATMESIGIPTRVQTAFRISEVAEPYIRRRAIRHLEKGRVVIFAAGTGNPFFTTDTAAALRCAEINAEVVLKATNVDGVYDANPKHNPNARILETVSYNEVISRDLSVMDMTAVTLCQENNIPVVVFNLQNTGNIAKAIVGEKVGTFIGCTRNLEYRESTEGSLDQEDKILVSEW
- the LOC123072733 gene encoding uridylate kinase isoform X1, which encodes MVAAAAGVPPSSLLHLRLPSPQPAASPPSSSPALLRPLLSLAAAPQRASVAAAAADSSNGNGSYSGNGSQASLMPQFSGLMLDESSRSKRPYKWQRVLLKVSGEALAGDHTENIDPKVTMAIAREVASVTKLGVEVAIVVGGGNIFRGASWAGCSGLDRSSADYIGMMATVMNAIFLQATMESIGIPTRVQTAFRISEVAEPYIRRRAIRHLEKGRVVIFAAGTGNPFFTTDTAAALRCAEINAEVVLKATNVDGVYDANPKHNPNARILETVSYNEVISRDLSVMDMTAVTLCQENNIPVVVFNLQNTGNIAKAIVGEKVGTFIGCTRNLEYRESTEGSLDQEDKILVSEW